ACTGAAAACAGCTTTCAGACGGCCACGCCTGCGCAGCATCGGTGCGCACATAGCCGTTGCCCGTCATACCGCCTTTGAGCAGGTGGTTGTAGCGGGACGCGGTTGCCGGCGCGAGTTTCAGTTTGACTTTAAACACCGGCTTTTCACGCCCGTTGTCGGTTTCCACCGATTTTTGGGTAAGCCGGGCTTCGGTGGTGATAAAGCTGATTTTGTCGGGGAAAACAGCCTCCACGCTGTCGAGCACAATCTGCGCCCCACCATCCACTTTCAGACGGCCTTTTCTTCTTTTATAACAAAATCATCTTTGATTAAAACCAACCATTCTTTCCCTTTTTCAGACGGCCTCGATACAGTTGCATACAACGAATTGACAAAGCCGCCGCCGAAAGGAACGCCGCATGAGCATTACCATTCAAAAACTCAACAAACACTTCGGCCCATTTCACGCCCTCAACAACATCAACCTCAACGTGCCCACCGGCAAACTCGTGTCGCTGCTCGGCCCGTCCGGCTGCGGCAAAACCACCCTGCTGCGCATCATCGCCGGTTTGGAAAACGCCGACAGCGGCAGCATTCTGTTCGACGGCCAAGACGTTACCCGCAAACATGTGCGCGAGCGCAAAGTCGGCTTCGTATTCCAACACTACGCCCTGTTCCGCCACATGAACGTGTTCGACAACATCGCCTTCGGCCTTACCGTGCTGCCCAAATCCGAACGCCCGAGCAAAGAGCGCATCCGCGCCAAAGTGGAAGAATTATTACAACTCGTGCAACTTTCGCACTTGGCCAAAGCCTATCCGCACCAGCTTTCAGGCGGCCAACGCCAACGCATCGCCCTCGCCCGCGCATTAGCCGTCGAACCCAAACTGCTGCTGCTCGACGAACCCTTCGGCGCGCTCGATGCCAAAGTGCGCAAAGAGCTGCGTAAATGGCTGCGCGACATCCATCACGAACTCGGCGTAACCAGCATCCTCGTTACCCACGACCAAGAAGAAGCCCTTGAAGTATCAGACGAAATCGTCGTGATGAACCACGGCCGAATCGAGCAGACCGGCACCGCAGAAAGCCTCTACCGCCAGCCCGAAAACGCCTTCGTCACCGAATTTCTCGGCGAAACCGACGCCTTCGAAGGCCGCATCGAAAAAGGCGCATGGCACTACAACGGTTTCAGACGGCCTCTCGACCTTTCCGGCACATGGCAGGAACAAACCGCCACCGCCTACGTGCGCCCGCACGAATGGACGGTTGCCGACGGCAACGAAACGCCGATGCTCAACGGCCGCATCCACACCATCCGCTCCGCCGGCGCACTCACCCATCTGACCGTAGCGGAAAACAGCCGCGACATACACATCACCTTTGCCGACAGCGACGCCGTCCGCCTCGGGCTGGCGGTCGGGCAGAATATCGCGCTGGTGCCGAAGCAGATTTATGTGTTCTCTCAAAACGAGTTGATTGACTACACCATCTAAGCACCCATACTGTTTATCACTTCAAGCCAAGCAAACTCCCATTGCATTCCGTTTTTCAGACGGCCTGTTTAAGAAAGGCCGTCTGAAAAATAACGGTTCCAAACGGCTTTGCATACTTAATTCCGCCTAAACCACCCTGTTGATTTACGCGTCCATTTTTTCAGACGACCTCCTAACCTTGCCGTTCAAACGCCCCGGATTTTCCTTTAATAAAAAATACTTGCTTAAAAAATCGTGAATCGTTATATTCACAAAACATCTGTTTTGTAAACAAATGTGCTGTTTTTGTTATGCTTCGGTAAGTTAGCAGCTAAAACCGGGCACTTTTATGAGAAACAATGACCAATCCATATACGGCTGTCACGGCGTACTGCAATCGCACACGCATCTCCGCCTTACCGCGCGGCAACGGTTGTATCGGTTAACCACAGAGGATGAAAGGAAAATAATTATGCAGAAACCCTTATTCAAGCTTACCGCGCTGGCTTCAGTCGTTTTAGGCCTGGCCGCCTGCGGTGGCGAAAGCAAACAAGCAACATCTGCAAGCAGCGGAGACGCCGCCAACCCGTCAACTTTCGTGTACTGCTCCGAAGGCAGCCCCAGCGGCTTCGACCCCGGCCAATACACCGACGGTGCCACATTCGACGCTTCAGCCCACACCCTGTATAACGGCTTGGTACAGTTCACCATCGGCACAACCGACGTAGAGCCTGCGCTGGCCGAGAGCTGGGAAGTATCCGAAGACGGCAAAGTCTACACTTTCAAACTGCGTCAAGGCGTCAAATTCCATACGACCGACTTCTTCACGCCGACCCGCGATTTCAATGCAGACGACGTTGTCTTTACCCTGCAACGCATGCTGAACAAAGACCATCCGTACAACAAAGCCTATCCGGCCGAATACCACTACGCCAGCGACATGGGCATGACCGAAGACGTAGGTTCGGTTGAAAAAGTGGACGATTACACCGTTAAAATCACGCTGAAAAACGTCAGCGCACCGTTTGTTCAAAACTTGGCAATGCCGTTTGCCTACATTCTGTCTGCCGAATATGCAGACAAATTGGCGGCTGCCAACAAACATGCCGACATCAACACCCAACCTGTCGGCACCGGCCCGTTTGTGCTGAAGTCTTACCAAAAAGACCAGCAAATCCGCTATGTTAAAAACCCGGATTACTGGAACAAAGACAATGTGAAAATCGACAATCTGATTTTCGCCATTACTAAAGACTCCGGCGTACGCGCACAAAAAGTCGAAGCCGGCGAATGCAGCCTGTCGCGCTACAACAAAGTAGCCGAAGTAGAAGCCGCGAAAAAATCCGACAAAGTTACCGTTCAATCCCGTGAAGGCTACAACACCGGCTACTTGAGCTTAAACAGCCGCGAAGGCCGCATCGGTTCGGACGTACGCGTACGCGAGGCTTTGGACTTGGCCATTGACAAAGATGCCATCATCAAAGCAGTGTTTGCCGGTGCGGGCACCCGCGCAACCGGTCTGCTGCCGCCAAGCCAATGGGGGATGGACACCAACCTGAAACCTTCTTCTTACGATCCCGAACGCGCCAAAGCATTGTTGAAAGAAGCCGGTAAAGAAAACGCCACCATCGAATTGTGGTATATGCCTGTTCAACGCCCGTACAACCCGAACGCCAAGCTGATGGCCGAGATGATTCAGGCCGACTGGGCTAAAGTAGGCTTGAATGCCAAACTGGTTACTTATGAATGGGGCGAGTACCTGACCCGCGGTAAAAAAGGCGAGGCGGATTCCATGCTGATCGGCTGGACCGGCGACAACGGCGACCCCGACAACTGGTTCGGCAACCTGTTGAGCTGCTCTGCGGTAGGCGGTTCCAACTACGGCGGCTTCTGCGATAAAGACTTCGAGAAAGTCATCATGGATGCCCGAGGCACTACCGATAAAGACAAACGTACCGAGCTTTACCTGCAGGCCCAACAAATGTTGACCGAGAAAAAACCGGCCGTTTACCTGGCGCACTCTGTAACCGACGCCCTGTTGGCTAAGAATGTAAAAGGTTATGTACTTGAACCTCTGGGCAGCACCCGCTTCGAAGGCGTAAGCGTAGAATAATACGCCGCATACACACCGTTTTGTCCGAGCCGTCGGGCAAAGCGGTGTTTCAACAAATAAACCGGACCGGCTGCGTTGTTACGAAACAGGCCGTGCAAATTTCACCGCCCGATAGGTTTAACGCATCGATATTCCGGTTTACCGGCTGTCGTATTTTTTCAGACGGCCTCTGTCTTTGATTTGAGTAAGAGGCCGTCTGAAAAAATCACCGTATCGCAAACAGACTTTCTTTTGATAAACGGCGGCAAACCGCAAGCCCGCCGATACCGGCAAACCGCTTCTCCGGCCTCGCCGACGGCTTACCTGATTGCCCTTTTTCCGGCTGCCGTAAAGCCGTGCCGCAGCAGAAACAAAGTTTATTTGCCATAACAACAACCTACATCAAACCATACCAGAGTAAGGCTTATGTTTTCTTATATTTTGCGTCGGGTATTGCTGATGATTCCGATCTATATCGGATTGACCATCACCACATTTACCCTGATCCGCTTAGTGCCGGGCGATCCGGTTTTAGTTATGATGGGTGAACGGAGTGTCGATCCGGCAGTACGCGAAGCCATGCTGCACCGTCTCGGGCTGGACAAACCCATCGTCGTCCAATATTGGGATTACCTCACCAAAATTCTCAGCGGCGATTTCGGCGAAACATTCCGCACCCGCACACCCGTATTACAGGATTTCTTCCACCATTTCATTCCCACGCTCGAATTGGCTGTTTGCGCCATCATCATTGCCACCGTTGTCGGCGTGATTTTGGGCATTGTCGCCGCCCTGAAACGCGGAACCTGGCTCGACTATCTGCTGATGAGCGGCGCCCTGGCCGGCTATTCCATGCCGATCTATCTGCTCGGACCGATTCTGACCGGCATTTTCTCCCATTATTTCGGCTTGTTGCCGGTATCGGGCGTGATCAACGTCATCAAATTCATCGACATCCAACCGTGGCACGGTTCTTGGCTGCTCGGCGCATTATTCTCGGGCAACGGCGCAGCTTTATGGGACGTCATCAAACATTTCATGCTGCCTTCCATCGCGCTTTCCACCATTCCTTTGGCCATGATTGCCCGGATGACCCGTTCGGCCATGCTTGAAGTGTTGGGCGAAGATTATGTGCGCACTGCCAAAGCCAAAGGCCTGTCTCCGACCCGTATTATTTTCGTACACGTTTTACGCAATACCATGATTACCGTAGTCACGGTTGTCGGCCTGCAAATGGCCACTTTAATGGCCGGTGCGATTCTGACCGAAACCATTTTCAGCTGGCCGGGCGTCGGCACATGGCTGTTGGACGGCTTCTTCAGCCGCGACTATCCGATTGTTCAAAACGGTATTCTGTTGGTAGCGACCATGTTGATGTTTATCAGCCTGCTGGTTGATATTACTTACGGCCTGATCAATCCGCGTATCCGCCACACCTGATTATTGAAAAGAAGGATTCACGATGTCCTCACAAACCACTTCTCCCTTATCGGCACAAATCTCGCCACCGTCCGAATGGCAGCAGTTTGTGTCTGCATTCTTAAAAAACAAAGGGGCAACCGTCGGCCTGATTGTATTGTTGTTAATGGTTGTTTCTTCCGCACTCGCGCCATGGATTGCTCCATATGATCCGAATATCCTGCATTCCGGCAAAGAGCAGCTTCCGCCGATGTTTTTCGGCGGCACTTCCGAATTTATTTTCGGTACGGACGATGCCGGCCGCGATACTTTATCCCGTATTCTGCACGGCAGCCGCTATTCGCTTTTAATCGGACTGGCCGCCACCGTTACCGCCATGATCGCAGGCGTTACCTTGGGCATGATGGCCGCTTTCTGGCCGAAAACACTGGGTAAATTCATTATGCTGATTAACGATATTCTGATGTCGTATCCCGGCTTGCTGCTGGCCATCATCATTGCCGCCATTCTCGGCCCCTCGATGACCAATACCGTTTTGGCGATTTCGCTGGTGTGTATGCCGCCGTTTATCCGCATTACCCGGGCAACGGCTCTGGTTGAACTGCAAAAAGATTACGT
Above is a genomic segment from Neisseria weaveri containing:
- a CDS encoding sulfate/molybdate ABC transporter ATP-binding protein; translated protein: MSITIQKLNKHFGPFHALNNINLNVPTGKLVSLLGPSGCGKTTLLRIIAGLENADSGSILFDGQDVTRKHVRERKVGFVFQHYALFRHMNVFDNIAFGLTVLPKSERPSKERIRAKVEELLQLVQLSHLAKAYPHQLSGGQRQRIALARALAVEPKLLLLDEPFGALDAKVRKELRKWLRDIHHELGVTSILVTHDQEEALEVSDEIVVMNHGRIEQTGTAESLYRQPENAFVTEFLGETDAFEGRIEKGAWHYNGFRRPLDLSGTWQEQTATAYVRPHEWTVADGNETPMLNGRIHTIRSAGALTHLTVAENSRDIHITFADSDAVRLGLAVGQNIALVPKQIYVFSQNELIDYTI
- a CDS encoding ABC transporter substrate-binding protein, encoding MQKPLFKLTALASVVLGLAACGGESKQATSASSGDAANPSTFVYCSEGSPSGFDPGQYTDGATFDASAHTLYNGLVQFTIGTTDVEPALAESWEVSEDGKVYTFKLRQGVKFHTTDFFTPTRDFNADDVVFTLQRMLNKDHPYNKAYPAEYHYASDMGMTEDVGSVEKVDDYTVKITLKNVSAPFVQNLAMPFAYILSAEYADKLAAANKHADINTQPVGTGPFVLKSYQKDQQIRYVKNPDYWNKDNVKIDNLIFAITKDSGVRAQKVEAGECSLSRYNKVAEVEAAKKSDKVTVQSREGYNTGYLSLNSREGRIGSDVRVREALDLAIDKDAIIKAVFAGAGTRATGLLPPSQWGMDTNLKPSSYDPERAKALLKEAGKENATIELWYMPVQRPYNPNAKLMAEMIQADWAKVGLNAKLVTYEWGEYLTRGKKGEADSMLIGWTGDNGDPDNWFGNLLSCSAVGGSNYGGFCDKDFEKVIMDARGTTDKDKRTELYLQAQQMLTEKKPAVYLAHSVTDALLAKNVKGYVLEPLGSTRFEGVSVE
- a CDS encoding ABC transporter permease translates to MFSYILRRVLLMIPIYIGLTITTFTLIRLVPGDPVLVMMGERSVDPAVREAMLHRLGLDKPIVVQYWDYLTKILSGDFGETFRTRTPVLQDFFHHFIPTLELAVCAIIIATVVGVILGIVAALKRGTWLDYLLMSGALAGYSMPIYLLGPILTGIFSHYFGLLPVSGVINVIKFIDIQPWHGSWLLGALFSGNGAALWDVIKHFMLPSIALSTIPLAMIARMTRSAMLEVLGEDYVRTAKAKGLSPTRIIFVHVLRNTMITVVTVVGLQMATLMAGAILTETIFSWPGVGTWLLDGFFSRDYPIVQNGILLVATMLMFISLLVDITYGLINPRIRHT
- a CDS encoding ABC transporter permease — protein: MSSQTTSPLSAQISPPSEWQQFVSAFLKNKGATVGLIVLLLMVVSSALAPWIAPYDPNILHSGKEQLPPMFFGGTSEFIFGTDDAGRDTLSRILHGSRYSLLIGLAATVTAMIAGVTLGMMAAFWPKTLGKFIMLINDILMSYPGLLLAIIIAAILGPSMTNTVLAISLVCMPPFIRITRATALVELQKDYVTAARVMGAGLPRLMLITVLPNCMGPLIVQATMIFSTAILEAGAIGFLGLGVQPPSAEWGAMLGNARQYIQSNVWMAVFPGMAIFIAALSINLTGDGLRDALDPKLKQVS